A window of the Rhodoferax sp. GW822-FHT02A01 genome harbors these coding sequences:
- a CDS encoding RnfH family protein has product MASEALISVAVCYSAAARQLIQVEVRMPHNSTVADAVRTSHLLDNVADADVDTLVTGVWGRKVSPDHPLRDGDRVELYRPLKVDPKMARRERFTRQGARGTGLFSKRRAGAKSGY; this is encoded by the coding sequence ATGGCGAGTGAAGCATTGATTTCAGTCGCCGTTTGTTACAGCGCGGCGGCGCGTCAGTTGATCCAAGTCGAAGTGCGAATGCCGCATAACAGCACCGTGGCCGATGCCGTGCGCACCAGCCACCTGCTCGACAATGTTGCCGACGCGGACGTCGATACGCTCGTGACAGGGGTGTGGGGGCGGAAAGTGTCGCCGGACCATCCGCTTCGTGATGGCGACCGTGTGGAGTTGTACAGGCCACTCAAAGTGGACCCCAAAATGGCCCGTCGCGAACGCTTTACGCGGCAAGGTGCACGTGGCACCGGACTGTTTTCCAAGCGCCGCGCCGGAGCAAAGTCAGGGTACTAA
- a CDS encoding adenylate/guanylate cyclase domain-containing protein gives MGVPATVVFTDLHGSTAVFEALGNAQATETITQITAWIVRHCEQSNGRVVKTLGDGVLALFADGESAVKAVVELQREHHKQVLRSPHQATLPIRIGLASGDVEMVDNDCYGDAVNVASRLCDLCGPHQIWADSASLQRVNEAQGVTFRMLGPISVRGRAEPVNVYQIEWREEQASEFLTMQGDMDPDAVDGASDVLGREIELKWLGQTKRFRSFELPAHIGRVRNVDFMVNDPRVSRTHARLEWRNGSVVLVDLSSYGSWIRFAGSKGGDVLLRREECVLHGSGELALGASFADPTVPTIQFKVT, from the coding sequence ATGGGTGTTCCAGCCACTGTCGTATTTACGGACCTGCATGGCAGCACAGCCGTGTTCGAGGCCCTAGGCAATGCGCAGGCAACCGAAACCATTACCCAAATAACGGCCTGGATCGTGCGCCATTGTGAGCAATCCAACGGGCGCGTGGTAAAGACTCTAGGCGACGGTGTGCTGGCACTTTTCGCGGATGGTGAGAGTGCCGTGAAGGCGGTAGTTGAACTTCAGCGCGAGCACCACAAGCAGGTATTGCGCTCTCCGCATCAGGCGACTTTGCCCATTCGGATCGGGTTGGCCAGCGGTGATGTGGAAATGGTGGACAACGACTGCTATGGAGATGCAGTGAACGTCGCGTCACGGTTGTGCGACCTGTGCGGTCCCCACCAGATTTGGGCAGATTCCGCTTCGCTTCAACGGGTCAACGAGGCTCAGGGTGTGACTTTTCGCATGCTGGGCCCCATCAGCGTCCGTGGACGCGCCGAGCCCGTCAACGTTTACCAGATTGAATGGCGGGAAGAACAGGCCTCTGAATTCCTGACCATGCAGGGTGACATGGATCCCGATGCCGTAGATGGCGCGTCCGACGTACTGGGCCGTGAAATCGAGCTGAAGTGGCTGGGCCAGACCAAGCGTTTCCGGTCCTTTGAGCTTCCGGCCCACATCGGCCGTGTGCGCAACGTCGATTTCATGGTCAACGACCCCCGTGTATCACGAACCCACGCCCGACTGGAATGGAGAAACGGCAGCGTGGTGCTGGTCGATCTCAGCAGCTATGGCAGTTGGATCCGATTTGCTGGATCCAAAGGTGGTGACGTGTTGCTGCGGCGTGAGGAGTGTGTGCTGCACGGCAGTGGAGAGTTGGCCCTGGGAGCTTCGTTCGCGGATCCCACCGTGCCAACGATTCAGTTCAAGGTCACATGA
- the guaB gene encoding IMP dehydrogenase, translating into MRLLGKALTFDDVLLVPAFSQVLPKDTSLATRFSRNIALNLPLVSAAMDTVTEARLAIAIAQEGGMGIVHKNLTPTEQAAQVAKVKRYESGLLRDPVVITPDTTVRQVMVLSDQLGVSGFPVCEGGKVVGIVTGRDLRFETRYDQTVREIMTPRERLVTVPDGTTPEAAKALLNKYKLERLLVVNDAFELKGLITVKDITKQLNFPNAARDATGRLRVGAAVGVGEGTEERVELLVKAGVDAIVVDTAHGHSKGVIERVRWVKQNYPHVDVVGGNIATGAAALALAEVGADAVKVGIGPGSICTTRIVAGVGVPQITAIDNVATALKGTGVPLIADGGIRYSGDISKAIAAGASTVMMGGMFAGTEEAPGEVILYQGRSYKSYRGMGSIGAMQQGSADRYFQESSTGNPNADKLVPEGIEGRVPYKGSMVAIVFQMAGGVRASMGYCGCATIADMQDKAEFVEITTAGIRESHVHDVQITKEAPNYRAE; encoded by the coding sequence ATGCGCCTTCTCGGCAAAGCGCTGACCTTCGACGATGTGTTGTTGGTACCAGCCTTCTCCCAGGTCCTTCCCAAGGACACTTCTCTCGCCACTCGCTTTTCCCGCAATATCGCCCTGAACCTGCCATTGGTTTCCGCCGCCATGGATACGGTGACGGAAGCGCGTCTGGCCATCGCCATCGCGCAGGAAGGCGGCATGGGCATTGTTCACAAGAACCTCACGCCAACGGAACAAGCCGCTCAGGTGGCCAAGGTCAAGCGCTATGAGTCCGGTCTGCTGCGCGACCCGGTCGTCATAACGCCAGACACCACGGTGCGCCAGGTCATGGTGTTGTCGGACCAGTTGGGCGTCTCCGGCTTCCCGGTATGCGAAGGAGGCAAGGTGGTGGGCATTGTGACGGGGCGTGACCTGCGCTTCGAGACCCGCTATGACCAGACCGTGCGCGAAATCATGACGCCCCGCGAGCGTCTGGTGACCGTTCCTGATGGAACCACACCCGAGGCCGCGAAGGCGCTGCTCAACAAGTACAAGCTGGAGCGCTTGCTGGTGGTCAACGACGCCTTTGAGCTCAAGGGCCTGATCACCGTCAAGGACATTACCAAGCAGCTCAACTTCCCCAATGCCGCACGCGATGCGACTGGCCGTCTGCGCGTAGGCGCGGCCGTCGGCGTGGGTGAGGGCACTGAGGAGCGCGTGGAACTTCTGGTCAAGGCCGGTGTGGATGCCATCGTGGTGGACACTGCGCACGGCCACAGCAAGGGCGTGATCGAACGCGTGCGCTGGGTCAAGCAGAACTATCCACACGTGGACGTGGTGGGCGGCAACATCGCCACCGGCGCTGCAGCGCTGGCCCTGGCCGAAGTGGGCGCCGATGCCGTCAAGGTCGGAATCGGCCCTGGTTCCATCTGCACCACACGTATCGTGGCAGGCGTGGGCGTGCCGCAAATCACGGCCATCGACAACGTTGCAACGGCACTCAAGGGCACTGGCGTGCCGTTGATCGCCGACGGCGGAATCCGCTACAGCGGTGATATTTCCAAGGCCATCGCAGCTGGTGCCAGCACGGTGATGATGGGCGGCATGTTTGCCGGTACGGAAGAAGCACCCGGCGAAGTCATTCTGTATCAGGGCCGTAGCTACAAGAGCTACCGCGGCATGGGCAGCATTGGCGCCATGCAGCAGGGCAGTGCGGATCGCTACTTCCAGGAGTCCAGCACCGGCAACCCCAACGCCGACAAGCTGGTGCCCGAAGGCATTGAAGGACGCGTGCCCTACAAAGGCTCCATGGTTGCCATCGTGTTCCAGATGGCCGGCGGCGTGCGTGCGAGCATGGGCTACTGTGGCTGCGCCACCATTGCCGACATGCAGGACAAGGCCGAATTTGTGGAGATCACGACCGCAGGCATCCGAGAAAGCCATGTGCACGATGTGCAGATCACCAAGGAAGCGCCTAACTACCGGGCGGAGTGA
- the guaA gene encoding glutamine-hydrolyzing GMP synthase, protein MSNHQKILILDFGSQVTQLIARRVREAHVFCEVHPCDVTDDWLRAYARDGSLKGIILSGSHASVYEETTDKAPKATFELGIPVLGICYGMQTMAHQLGGMVQGGHKREFGHADVQAHGHTALLEGIQDYVSEGESMLQVWMSHGDKVTELPHGFKLMASTPSCPIAGMADEVRRFYGVQFHPEVTHTKRGAAILERFVLDICNVRPDWIMGDYIAEAVAKIREQVGDEEVILGLSGGVDSSVAAALIHRAIGDQLTCVFVDHGLLRLNEGDMVMDMFVGKLHAKVVRVDAEAQFLGHLAGVSDPEAKRKIIGREFVEVFKAEAAKLKNDQARHVAWLAQGTIYPDVIESGGAKSKKAVTIKSHHNVGGLPEQLGLKLLEPLRELFKDEVRELGVALGLPYHMVYRHPFPGPGLGVRILGEIKKEYADLLRRADAIFIEELRNFVDETTGKSWYDLTSQAFTVFLPVKSVGVMGDGRTYDYVVALRAVQTSDFMTADWAELPYALLKKVSSRIINEVRGINRVTYDVSSKPPATIEWE, encoded by the coding sequence ATGTCCAACCATCAGAAAATCCTCATTCTTGACTTCGGTTCGCAGGTCACGCAGCTGATCGCACGCCGTGTGCGCGAGGCACATGTTTTTTGCGAAGTGCATCCTTGTGATGTGACCGACGACTGGTTGCGTGCCTATGCGCGGGACGGTTCGCTCAAGGGCATCATCCTGTCGGGCAGCCATGCCAGCGTGTACGAAGAGACCACCGACAAGGCACCCAAGGCGACCTTTGAGCTGGGTATTCCGGTGCTGGGTATCTGCTACGGCATGCAGACCATGGCACACCAGTTGGGTGGGATGGTGCAAGGTGGCCACAAGCGCGAATTCGGCCATGCAGACGTGCAGGCCCACGGCCACACCGCGTTGCTCGAAGGCATTCAGGACTATGTATCTGAAGGCGAAAGCATGCTGCAAGTGTGGATGAGCCACGGGGACAAGGTGACCGAGCTGCCGCACGGCTTCAAACTGATGGCCAGTACTCCGAGTTGCCCGATTGCCGGCATGGCCGACGAAGTGCGCCGTTTCTATGGTGTGCAGTTTCACCCCGAAGTCACCCACACCAAGCGCGGAGCAGCCATTTTGGAGCGCTTCGTACTGGACATCTGCAATGTGCGTCCCGACTGGATCATGGGCGATTACATTGCCGAAGCCGTGGCCAAGATCCGTGAACAGGTGGGCGACGAGGAGGTCATTCTCGGCTTGTCCGGTGGCGTGGACTCCAGCGTGGCGGCAGCTTTGATCCACCGCGCTATTGGGGACCAGCTGACCTGCGTCTTTGTGGACCATGGCCTGTTGCGTCTGAACGAGGGCGACATGGTGATGGACATGTTCGTTGGCAAGCTGCATGCCAAGGTCGTGCGTGTGGATGCGGAAGCGCAGTTCCTGGGGCACCTGGCAGGCGTGAGCGATCCGGAGGCCAAGCGCAAGATCATTGGCCGTGAATTCGTGGAAGTATTCAAGGCCGAAGCAGCCAAGCTCAAGAATGACCAGGCGCGCCATGTGGCTTGGCTGGCGCAGGGCACCATCTACCCTGACGTGATCGAGTCCGGCGGTGCCAAGAGCAAGAAGGCGGTCACCATCAAGAGCCACCACAACGTGGGTGGCCTGCCCGAGCAATTGGGCCTGAAGCTGCTGGAGCCCCTGCGCGAGCTGTTCAAGGATGAGGTGCGTGAACTCGGTGTGGCGCTGGGTTTGCCCTACCACATGGTGTACCGCCACCCGTTCCCCGGGCCAGGCCTGGGCGTGCGTATCCTTGGCGAGATCAAGAAGGAATATGCCGACCTGCTGCGGCGCGCCGATGCCATCTTCATCGAAGAGTTGCGCAATTTCGTGGATGAAACAACTGGCAAGAGCTGGTACGACCTCACCAGCCAAGCTTTTACCGTGTTCCTTCCGGTCAAGAGCGTGGGCGTGATGGGGGACGGCCGCACCTATGACTATGTGGTGGCATTGCGCGCCGTGCAGACCAGTGACTTCATGACGGCTGATTGGGCTGAGCTGCCCTATGCGCTGCTCAAGAAAGTGTCCAGCCGCATCATCAACGAAGTGCGCGGCATCAACCGGGTCACCTACGACGTCAGCAGCAAACCGCCCGCCACCATCGAGTGGGAATAA
- a CDS encoding TatD family hydrolase, producing MFTDSHCHLTFPELVESLDTIRQAMSDAQVTRALCICTTLEEFPQVHQLATQYDNFWASAGVHPDNEGVAEPSLQDLLHLGALPKVIAIGETGLDYYRLNGRSIVDMEWQRERFRTHIRAARQLRKPLVIHTRSASDDTLALLKEEGETGGSDCAGGVFHCFTETMEVAKAALDLGFYISFSGIVTFKTAGDLREVAAMVPLDRMLIETDSPYLAPVPFRGKTNNPSYVPYVAKQLAAVRNVPVEIIAKASSDNFSRLFRV from the coding sequence GTGTTTACCGATTCCCACTGCCATCTGACCTTTCCCGAGCTCGTTGAATCGCTGGACACTATCCGGCAGGCCATGTCGGACGCCCAGGTTACACGGGCCCTGTGCATCTGCACCACGCTGGAAGAGTTTCCACAAGTTCATCAACTGGCCACCCAATACGACAATTTCTGGGCCAGTGCCGGTGTGCACCCGGATAACGAGGGTGTGGCCGAACCCAGTCTGCAGGACCTGCTACATCTTGGCGCACTGCCCAAGGTGATAGCCATTGGCGAAACCGGTCTGGACTATTACCGCCTGAATGGACGCAGCATCGTCGACATGGAGTGGCAACGGGAGCGGTTTCGCACGCATATCCGTGCTGCACGCCAGTTGCGTAAGCCCCTGGTCATCCATACCCGCAGTGCCTCCGATGACACCTTGGCATTGCTCAAGGAGGAGGGTGAAACTGGTGGTTCTGATTGCGCGGGTGGCGTATTCCATTGCTTCACAGAAACCATGGAAGTCGCCAAGGCGGCACTGGACCTGGGCTTTTACATTTCCTTTTCCGGCATCGTGACTTTCAAGACTGCAGGCGATTTGCGGGAAGTGGCCGCCATGGTGCCGCTGGATCGCATGCTTATCGAGACGGATAGCCCCTATCTGGCGCCTGTGCCATTTCGTGGGAAGACCAACAATCCGTCTTATGTTCCCTATGTAGCGAAACAGCTGGCTGCGGTTAGAAATGTGCCTGTGGAAATCATTGCCAAGGCCAGCAGCGATAATTTTTCACGCCTATTCCGCGTTTGA
- a CDS encoding ankyrin repeat domain-containing protein, with the protein MHYLKRFLYLYVFVVFSCAHAGSYEDFFVAITHDNTHELKALLARGIDPNTVNPEGQYALLVALRQDSFAAAQLLISQPSTLIEVRSNKDESPLMLAALKGQTAICRQLLDRDADVNKTGWTALHYAATGGHPEIVRLLLDHYAYIDAESPNGTTPLMMAAMYGNADTVQVLLDAGADVTVKNAQGLSALEFAQKNQNASTVPAILAAIRAINSKAGW; encoded by the coding sequence ATGCATTACCTTAAAAGGTTCTTGTATCTATATGTTTTTGTTGTATTTTCATGCGCGCATGCCGGATCCTATGAGGACTTCTTCGTTGCGATCACGCATGACAACACCCACGAACTCAAGGCGCTGCTTGCGCGGGGCATTGACCCCAACACGGTAAACCCCGAAGGTCAATATGCGCTACTGGTAGCGCTTAGGCAAGACTCCTTTGCCGCAGCTCAGCTGCTGATATCCCAACCATCCACCCTGATCGAAGTCCGCTCCAACAAAGATGAGAGTCCTCTGATGCTGGCTGCGCTCAAAGGCCAGACAGCCATCTGCCGACAATTGCTGGATCGCGATGCCGACGTGAATAAGACAGGCTGGACCGCATTGCACTATGCCGCGACTGGCGGTCATCCCGAGATCGTCCGGCTTTTGCTGGACCATTACGCCTATATCGATGCTGAATCTCCAAACGGAACCACACCTTTGATGATGGCAGCCATGTATGGCAACGCAGATACGGTTCAAGTGCTGCTGGATGCCGGTGCTGACGTCACAGTGAAGAATGCACAAGGCCTATCCGCCTTGGAGTTCGCACAAAAAAATCAGAATGCATCCACCGTGCCGGCCATTTTGGCGGCCATACGGGCAATCAACAGCAAGGCCGGGTGGTGA
- the tadA gene encoding tRNA adenosine(34) deaminase TadA, producing MTASPSAQPQDTDFMQLALQLAAEAAAAGEVPVGAVVVKDGVVIGTGRNHPIRSSDPTAHAEVAALRAAANTLGNYRLDDCTLYVTLEPCAMCSGAILHARIGRVVFGAPDSKTGCAGSVLNLFAQSQLNHQTSVQGGVMASQATSLLQAFFRDKRSLQRQLAEPLREDALRTPDGRFDGLPSYPWHPHYVSDLPCLAGLRMHFVDEGPRSGARVWLLLHPVPGWSYSLHELIAKGIGQGLRVVVPDLIGFGKSDKPKRADFHSFDFHAQSLVELVERLDLTGVTAMATPSTLALANQLAKRLPGRVDGCVVQSVSAPDVTSVEYSAWQAPYPDAGHRAGERAWISK from the coding sequence ATGACCGCGTCCCCGTCCGCGCAGCCGCAGGATACGGACTTCATGCAATTGGCGCTGCAACTGGCCGCAGAGGCTGCTGCGGCGGGTGAAGTGCCGGTGGGTGCGGTTGTGGTCAAGGATGGCGTGGTCATTGGAACGGGGCGCAACCACCCAATTCGATCGTCGGACCCCACTGCCCACGCAGAAGTCGCAGCATTGCGCGCAGCCGCAAACACCTTGGGCAATTACCGGCTGGACGATTGCACCTTGTATGTGACGCTGGAGCCATGCGCCATGTGCAGCGGGGCCATATTGCATGCGCGGATCGGCCGCGTCGTTTTTGGCGCGCCCGACAGCAAGACCGGCTGTGCCGGATCGGTGCTGAACCTGTTTGCACAAAGCCAGCTCAACCACCAGACCAGCGTGCAGGGCGGCGTCATGGCCTCCCAAGCAACATCGTTGTTGCAGGCGTTCTTTCGCGACAAGCGATCCCTGCAGCGCCAATTGGCTGAGCCCTTACGTGAGGATGCATTACGCACGCCGGACGGCCGGTTTGACGGTCTACCGTCGTATCCATGGCATCCCCATTACGTATCCGATTTGCCCTGCCTGGCGGGCTTGCGAATGCACTTCGTTGACGAGGGGCCAAGGTCGGGCGCGCGGGTTTGGTTGCTGCTCCATCCCGTACCTGGATGGAGCTATTCATTGCATGAGCTGATTGCCAAAGGAATAGGGCAGGGGCTGCGCGTGGTGGTCCCCGATCTGATCGGTTTTGGCAAGAGCGACAAACCCAAGCGTGCGGACTTTCACTCTTTCGACTTTCATGCGCAGTCATTGGTGGAGCTGGTGGAGAGGCTGGACCTGACCGGCGTTACCGCCATGGCAACTCCTTCGACACTGGCGCTGGCAAATCAACTCGCGAAACGTTTGCCGGGGCGTGTGGACGGCTGCGTTGTGCAGAGCGTGTCGGCACCAGATGTCACATCTGTTGAATACAGTGCGTGGCAGGCACCATATCCCGACGCAGGTCACCGCGCTGGCGAGCGAGCCTGGATTTCCAAGTGA
- a CDS encoding DMT family transporter — MKLRHSQAVLLMVLVAFLWSTAGVVTRHLEFARKFEVTFWRSLFASISLMLILPYFQGRAVFRKIRDAGVALWLSGVCWAVMFTAYMVAFTLTSVGNVLVILAVGPLLTAIAARIFIGYRVPLRTWVAILVAGAGIAYMFASQVGSASIVGSLVALTIPIAAAVNWTISQHSHDQGHDLDLVPAVMLGAFLSTASTCVLAFPLQASMHDVVLLGTLGVFQLAVPCVLCMVCARVLSAPEISLLQLLEVIFGILLVWVGANEAPSTSVLTGGVLVIGALVANEWLGWRRRVPIS, encoded by the coding sequence ATGAAGCTGCGCCACTCCCAGGCCGTCTTGCTGATGGTGCTGGTGGCCTTCCTGTGGTCTACCGCAGGGGTGGTCACCCGCCATCTGGAATTCGCCCGCAAATTTGAAGTGACCTTCTGGCGCTCTCTGTTTGCATCTATTAGCCTGATGCTGATCCTGCCTTACTTCCAGGGCAGGGCGGTTTTTCGCAAGATTCGGGACGCCGGGGTAGCACTCTGGCTTTCCGGCGTGTGCTGGGCGGTGATGTTTACGGCTTACATGGTGGCGTTCACGCTCACCAGTGTGGGCAACGTTCTGGTCATTCTGGCGGTAGGACCGCTGCTGACTGCCATTGCGGCGCGCATTTTCATTGGTTACCGCGTACCGTTGCGGACCTGGGTCGCGATTCTGGTGGCGGGTGCCGGCATCGCCTACATGTTTGCGTCGCAAGTCGGTTCGGCATCCATCGTGGGCAGCCTGGTGGCACTGACCATCCCCATTGCAGCGGCCGTGAACTGGACTATCAGCCAGCACTCGCATGACCAGGGTCACGACCTGGACCTGGTACCGGCGGTCATGCTGGGCGCCTTTCTGTCGACGGCCTCAACGTGTGTTCTGGCGTTCCCCTTGCAGGCCAGCATGCACGACGTTGTGCTGCTGGGCACATTGGGCGTCTTTCAGTTGGCTGTGCCTTGCGTTCTGTGCATGGTGTGCGCCAGGGTTTTGTCCGCACCTGAAATTTCGCTGTTGCAGTTGTTGGAAGTGATCTTCGGCATCCTGCTGGTATGGGTGGGCGCCAATGAAGCGCCAAGCACCTCGGTCCTGACCGGTGGCGTCCTGGTGATTGGCGCTCTGGTCGCCAACGAGTGGCTGGGCTGGAGGCGCCGCGTTCCGATTTCCTAA
- a CDS encoding PilZ domain-containing protein: protein MATESVSPRPSVIQLSIKERAALYAAYIPAFADGGIFIPTTRDYALGDDVYVLLSLPDDMQRYPVAGKVAWVTPARAAGGRTQGVGITFPKDEKSRALKLKIEEILGAHMASERPTQTI from the coding sequence ATGGCCACTGAATCCGTATCCCCCCGCCCCAGCGTCATCCAGCTTTCCATTAAGGAGCGGGCTGCCCTGTACGCAGCCTACATTCCCGCCTTTGCGGACGGCGGTATCTTCATTCCCACCACACGGGATTACGCCTTGGGTGACGACGTCTATGTGCTGCTGTCCCTGCCCGATGACATGCAGCGCTACCCGGTCGCCGGCAAGGTGGCCTGGGTCACGCCGGCAAGGGCTGCTGGTGGTCGCACGCAGGGGGTGGGAATCACCTTCCCCAAAGACGAGAAGAGCAGGGCGCTCAAGCTCAAGATTGAAGAGATTCTGGGTGCCCACATGGCGTCCGAACGACCAACGCAGACCATTTGA
- a CDS encoding DUF4124 domain-containing protein, with protein MRIHSVFLGLVFVALSGSCLAQWQWLDKDGRKVFSDRAPPSDVPEKNILKRPNTAAKAAAVTDAGANAVGNATAPVPAPAASSLPITGGLDKDLEAKKKQAAEADAAKRKAAEEANAKAKVENCARAKQAKANFDSGIRISQTNAAGEREILDDAARAAEVKRIQSIIDSDCR; from the coding sequence ATGAGAATACATTCCGTTTTTCTGGGCCTGGTTTTCGTTGCATTGAGTGGCAGTTGCCTCGCGCAGTGGCAATGGCTGGACAAGGATGGCCGCAAGGTATTCAGCGACCGTGCGCCCCCCTCTGATGTTCCGGAAAAGAACATCTTGAAGCGCCCCAACACGGCGGCAAAAGCGGCCGCAGTCACTGATGCTGGCGCGAATGCCGTTGGCAATGCCACGGCACCCGTTCCTGCACCCGCCGCGTCCAGTTTGCCGATTACGGGGGGCCTGGACAAGGATCTCGAAGCCAAGAAGAAGCAAGCCGCAGAAGCAGATGCCGCCAAACGCAAGGCTGCCGAAGAAGCCAATGCCAAGGCCAAGGTAGAGAACTGTGCCCGTGCCAAACAGGCCAAGGCCAACTTTGATTCCGGCATTCGCATATCGCAGACCAATGCAGCCGGTGAGCGTGAGATTCTGGACGACGCGGCACGCGCCGCAGAAGTCAAGCGCATTCAAAGCATCATTGACAGCGATTGCCGTTAG
- the smpB gene encoding SsrA-binding protein SmpB, protein MAKKPETAPRIADNKKAAFNYFFEECVEAGIVLEGWEVKSLREGKVQLTDGYVVIRNGELFIIGLQINPLHTASSHVSPDKVRTKKLLLHKEEIKRLIGKVEQKGYTLVPINLHWKNGKVKCEVALAKGKAEHDKRDTIKDREGKREVERAMKDRNR, encoded by the coding sequence ATGGCCAAAAAACCCGAAACTGCTCCCCGTATTGCCGATAACAAAAAGGCCGCCTTCAACTATTTCTTCGAGGAATGCGTTGAGGCGGGCATTGTGCTGGAAGGCTGGGAAGTCAAGTCCCTGCGTGAAGGCAAGGTGCAGCTTACCGATGGCTACGTGGTGATCCGCAACGGCGAACTGTTCATCATCGGACTGCAGATCAACCCCTTGCACACGGCGTCCAGTCACGTGAGTCCGGACAAGGTGCGCACCAAGAAGCTGTTGCTGCACAAGGAAGAAATCAAACGCCTGATCGGCAAAGTGGAGCAAAAGGGTTACACCCTGGTTCCCATCAATCTGCACTGGAAAAATGGCAAGGTCAAGTGTGAAGTGGCGCTGGCCAAGGGCAAGGCCGAACACGACAAGCGCGACACCATCAAGGACCGTGAAGGCAAGCGCGAGGTGGAGCGCGCCATGAAGGACCGCAACCGTTAG
- a CDS encoding LD-carboxypeptidase yields the protein MKKHIYIYSPSGAVRDKAAFRRGVKRLKTLGHEVEVDSDALRSHMRFAGDDDTRVAAIQRAADSGADVALISRGGYGLTRILDRIPYKAISKAIKGGTHFVGISDFTALQLALLKKTGAVSWAGPAVCEGFGADPLPDDIMEDCFQDLLLGQGEGAGWRLPAGNRSDQIAEWGCSSATLWGGNLAVLVSLLGTPYFPEVKGGVLFLEDVAEPPYRVERMLTQLLHSGVLARQKAIVLGQFTEYKLTPHDKGFNLRTVTQWLTSQLRIPVLSNLPFGHVPTKVLLPVGAKVDLVVQGRDALMAWGHI from the coding sequence GTGAAAAAACATATCTACATCTATTCCCCTTCGGGAGCTGTGCGAGACAAGGCAGCTTTTCGCCGCGGCGTCAAACGTCTCAAGACACTGGGGCATGAAGTGGAGGTGGACTCCGATGCGTTGCGCAGCCATATGCGCTTTGCCGGCGACGATGACACGCGCGTGGCAGCCATTCAGCGTGCGGCAGACAGCGGCGCCGATGTGGCGCTGATATCGCGCGGGGGTTATGGGCTGACCCGGATTCTGGATCGCATTCCCTACAAGGCAATTTCCAAAGCGATCAAGGGTGGGACCCACTTCGTTGGCATCAGTGATTTCACTGCGCTGCAATTGGCGCTCCTTAAGAAAACCGGCGCGGTGTCATGGGCTGGGCCTGCCGTATGTGAAGGCTTTGGTGCCGATCCGCTTCCCGATGACATCATGGAAGACTGCTTTCAGGACCTTTTGCTGGGGCAAGGCGAGGGCGCTGGGTGGCGACTGCCTGCAGGGAACCGCTCGGATCAAATTGCAGAATGGGGCTGTAGCAGTGCCACGCTTTGGGGGGGCAACCTGGCGGTACTGGTCTCCCTGTTGGGAACTCCCTACTTTCCCGAGGTCAAGGGCGGTGTCCTGTTCCTGGAAGATGTGGCGGAGCCGCCGTACCGCGTGGAGCGGATGTTGACCCAGTTATTGCACAGCGGTGTGTTGGCCAGGCAGAAAGCCATCGTACTGGGGCAATTTACCGAATACAAGCTGACACCCCATGACAAAGGCTTCAATCTGCGTACAGTCACGCAGTGGTTGACGTCCCAATTGCGAATCCCTGTCCTCAGCAATCTACCTTTTGGACATGTTCCGACCAAAGTGCTGCTGCCAGTTGGGGCCAAGGTGGATTTGGTGGTGCAAGGGCGCGATGCCCTGATGGCCTGGGGCCATATATGA
- a CDS encoding type II toxin-antitoxin system RatA family toxin: MKTVHKSVLIWYSPQEMYVLVNDVAQYPKFLPWCDQGTVLEQDAHGMLAEIGISFSGVHQKFVTRNTNTEFSRIELKLVKGPFSNLDGVWEFSPVGDGSQRACRVDLTLNYGFENATLGRLVGPVFDKIASTLVEAFVKRAQQVYGE; this comes from the coding sequence ATGAAAACTGTTCACAAGTCCGTTTTGATCTGGTACAGCCCGCAGGAAATGTATGTGCTGGTGAATGATGTGGCCCAGTATCCCAAGTTCCTGCCCTGGTGCGACCAAGGTACCGTGCTTGAGCAAGACGCCCATGGGATGTTGGCTGAAATAGGCATTTCGTTCAGCGGTGTGCACCAGAAATTCGTGACCCGCAACACCAACACCGAGTTCAGCCGAATTGAATTGAAGCTGGTGAAGGGGCCGTTCTCCAATCTGGATGGCGTATGGGAATTCTCACCCGTAGGAGACGGCTCCCAACGCGCGTGCCGGGTCGATTTGACCTTGAATTACGGCTTTGAAAATGCCACCCTGGGCAGGCTGGTCGGGCCGGTTTTCGACAAGATCGCCTCCACGTTAGTGGAGGCCTTTGTCAAGCGCGCTCAGCAGGTCTATGGCGAGTGA